A window from Panulirus ornatus isolate Po-2019 chromosome 29, ASM3632096v1, whole genome shotgun sequence encodes these proteins:
- the LOC139758036 gene encoding metallophosphoesterase MPPED2-like: MLVNEMTNIMVCGAAGSGAVGGLWNFFARKTGEEDKDWSSDPTGAWKKLKSSQNVSQVCLPDPASPPANDMVRFVCMSDTHNQTHNLKHPVPDGDVFLHAGDFTFHGSSAEALRFNDWLGTLPHRHKVVIAGNHEVLLDKDMCSGNIPADPERVLSHAIYLHDSAVTLHGIKIYGAPWTPEYHYMAFNLPRGEILREKWSYIPADTDILMTHGPPLGYGDLTWRKHRAGCLDLLSAIQTSVKPSYHVFGHIHEGYGATTDGHTVFVNAATCDVHYEPNNPAIVFDVPLPEGFTKPQAPKKT; the protein is encoded by the exons ATGCTGGTGAATGAAATGACTAATATCATGGTATGTGGCGCGGCAGGAAGCGGTGCTGTGGGAGGCTTGTGGAACTTCTTTGCGAGGAAGACGGGCGAGGAAGACAAAGACTGGAGCAGCGACCCCACCGGCGCCTGGAAGAAGCTCAAGTCCAGCCAGAATGTGAGCCAGGTCTGCCTTCCAGACCCTGCCTCGCCGCCAGCGAATGATATG GTGAGGTTCGTATGCATGAGCGACACCCACAACCAGACCCACAACCTGAAGCATCCAGTGCCTGACGGGGACGTCTTCCTCCACGCCGGAGACTTCACCTTCCACGGCTCATCGGCTGAGGCCCTCCGCTTCAACGACTGGCTAG GCACGTTGCCCCACCGCCACAAGGTAGTGATCGCTGGCAACCACGAGGTCCTGCTGGACAAGGACATGTGCTCCGGCAACATCCCAGCCGACCCAGAGCGAGTACTGAGCCACGCCATCTACCTCCACGATAGCGCCGTCACCCTGCATGGCATCAAGATATACGGCGCACCTTG GACGCCTGAGTACCACTATATGGCGTTCAACCTCCCGCGCGGAGAGATCCTTAGGGAGAAGTGGTCATACATCCCAGCGGACACGGACATCCTCATGACCCACGGGCCGCCCCTGGGTTACGGCGACCTGACGTGGCGGAAGCACCGGGCTGGCTGCCTTGACCTCCTCTCAGCCATACAGACCTCGGTCAAGCCCTCCTACCATGTCTTCGGCCATATACACGAAG GATACGGCGCCACGACGGACGGCCACACCGTCTTCGTCAACGCCGCCACCTGCGACGTCCACTACGAACCCAACAACCCGGCCATCGTTTTCGACGTGCCCCTCCCCGAGGGCTTCACCAAGCCCCAAGCGccaaagaaaacgtaa
- the LOC139758042 gene encoding selenoprotein F: protein MVIVTYQSCQRQPSADTAATDVNNTSTRMMGDPGGICFLILGTLMSIVDAVQELSTEDCFAVGLNKANLLCSSCDTLKEFNLDILESNCRRCCNVDDVNATPTKYPRAQLEVCG, encoded by the exons ATGGTTATCGTCACTTACCAGTCTTGCCAGAGACAACCCTCGGCCGACACGGCGGCGACGGATGTCAACAACACATCTACCAGGATGATGGGCGACCCAGGAGGCATTTGCTTCCTCATCTTAGGGACTCTG ATGTCTATAGTGGATGCTGTGCAGGAACTGTCCACCGAAGATTGCTTTGCTGTGGGTTTAAATAAGGCAAATCTTCTATGCTCTTCTTGTGATACCCTGAAAGAGTTCAATCTTGATATTCTAGA ATCAAATTGTAGGAGATGTTGCAACGTGGATGATGTTAATGCCACCCCAACAAAGTATCCACGAGCCCAGTTAGAAGTGTGTGGATGA